From the Chionomys nivalis chromosome 18, mChiNiv1.1, whole genome shotgun sequence genome, the window TCcccttaagagacaagccccgcccactccccctttcctttctcttctgaagaggtagctgctgcctctctcctcccctcttctccccactttcttttttctctgccccctctcctttccttccataacccactgaataaattctatacccaaactctctctgcatggtgtatctgtctctctcttaccCGCTGTGGTCTCCCACCTGCCTAGGCTTGGGGTCACCCACTGACTAGCGGAGGCCTCTGGCCCACCGTGGTCTCCCACCCactgctttaaaaaagaataacaaatacaACACTTATGGCCCAAATCAGATCCTGGGGGTCAGACTCAGAGGTGCTTAGGAGGTGCCCATACACTTGTCACAGTCTGGACTCAGATGGCCAGTGCCATCAAAGAAGCAAAACACTACATGCTCGAATGTTTAAAAACTGAACTTCTAGCTTGTGGAATCCAAGCCATATCCTAGAAGTGGTAGAAAATGACCCACAGTGGCTATTTGGCAAGATTCTGGAGTCATGAAGGCCACTTGGTTGCTGGAATAAGTAAGGGCTTAGAGAATCAGCACGGCTAGACTCAAAGCTAACCTTGACCAATACAGATGTGAACATAGGACTTTAACTCCAAACCCTGTCTTCCCCATCCACTGGGGGACTCACAAACTCAGGGCTGAAGCAGATCATCACAAGCTGGAAGCGGGTGTCCATGACCTGGTTCTCCAAAATGTCAATACGaatcctctcctcctctgtctccccacctgcagcacacacagcggaatctcagcacacacacacatacacacacacacgccagccAAGCCCAGGGAGGCCACACTCACACAGGTTGTGCTTGCGGGCAAGGTAGCGCATGATGGCGTTGCTCTGAGTGATCTTGGTCGATCCGTCAATTAAGTAGGGCAGCTGAAAAGACAAGCAGGGACAGTCAGATGGGATATGGGGACCCTGCATTTCTTCTCTGGGTGAGGACAGACATGGGACCTGGCACTCAGTGTGCCTGCCATGGGAAGCTCTCCACGAGCACAGTGCACACTGAATGGAAGAGCTAGGACAGATGACATGAATAGTTAGGACACAGCTCATCACACTGTGCAGCCACCGGGAACGGGAGCAGGAGAGCAGAAACTCTGACCCCAAACCCCCTCAGCCAAACAAGGAGATGAGGTGAGGACGCTATGCCTTCCCCAAACCTCCCCTTCCCTGCACCTACATTGGGAAAGTCCAGGCCCAGCTTGAATTTGTCATTCAGCCACTGGCTTCGGTCAAAGTCAGGAGCTGTAGTGGCAAGAGTTGAAAAAGAAATGACCTTAGTTCCCATGCTCCTATAGGAGTCAGGCaagcccccaccccactcccacccccaggcAGGGAATTTGCAACTTCACAATGAGTATGTATTCCAAGTTAACAGGAGGGAAGAGTGTCTGGAACTGTGGACCCTGCAGGCCTAAGGTTTACAAGAAGTTTAGACAAATGCTAATTCACAAATAGAGAAAAAGTCATAGCCCTGCATTTTAAGACCAGACTGCCTTCTCAGGGTTTTTGAAGGTCTAGTTGAACTCTAATTCTAACTGAAAGAGGCCACAGATCTTGGCAACAAGGGGCCAGGCACAGGAACTCCTGAGTGCCACCAATCAGAAGTTGGGCAAGAGTCTAAGAGGGTGTCATTACCATTCCCCATGGTGTATCTCTTCTCCTCATAGCTTGAATCAGTGTATTCCAAGAACAGGCGGATGGCGTGGCACAACTAGAAGATATGGCTGATCAGAGAGGCACAGCCCTGACTATGTCTCTCTATTTTAATCCCTACCCTTGATCTAACAGTCCTCACACACGGTGGGgacggggagagggagagagactaaTCTCAAACATCTAGAGCTCTGAGAAGTACAGGCTGTGGAATCCCACAAGGTCTTACAAAGGGGGATCCATTTCCTTGGACCGGCTGCCAACTACTCAGCACACACCCGCCCGCCCAGCGTTCGCGTCGCACTCGGCTGTCAGACCCCGCTCTCACCCCACGGATATCCCAGTAACCCAGTGTCATGGGCATGGTGC encodes:
- the LOC130889420 gene encoding glutathione S-transferase Mu 2-like gives rise to the protein MPMTLGYWDIRGLCHAIRLFLEYTDSSYEEKRYTMGNAPDFDRSQWLNDKFKLGLDFPNLPYLIDGSTKITQSNAIMRYLARKHNLCGETEEERIRIDILENQVMDTRFQLVMICFSPEFEKKRPEYLAGLPEKLKFYSEFLGKRPWFAGDKITYVDFLAYDVLDHQRLFEPKCLEAFPNLKDYMARFEALKKISAYMKSSRFLAGPLYLKTAVWGNK